The following coding sequences lie in one Apium graveolens cultivar Ventura chromosome 3, ASM990537v1, whole genome shotgun sequence genomic window:
- the LOC141711680 gene encoding alternative NAD(P)H-ubiquinone oxidoreductase C1, chloroplastic/mitochondrial — translation MAAAYTPPFSPLPPFASFNRKTTARISLFRCSSPKFPLFFESLGKNKLSFNAMSKNGGNVDISQEPESPQNFVWRDDKKPRVCILGGGFGGLYTSLRLQSLEWPDDKKPQVLLIDQSERFVFKPMLYELLSGEVDSWEIAPRFSELLANTGVQFFQDRVELLHPSDNLRMNGPTGSSCGGCVHLESGLTIEYDWLVLALGADSKRDVVPGAAEFAIPFSTLEDALKVNEKLKILERKTFGTNASVSVAVVGCGYSGVELVATIAERLQNRGIVKAINVGNEIIPDAPPGNRQAAQKVLSSRKVELLQGYFVSCIRQSNDLRSSGEQTDMEDVGNTPGAYDPDKLILELQPTEKGQQSQLLEADLVLWTVGSRSLLPQLKSCEPYELPLNGRGQVETEETLRVKGHPRIFAVGDSSATRDSKEKLLPPTAQVAFQQADFAGWNLWASINDRPLLPFRYQNLGEMMVLGRNDAALSPTFIEGLTLEGPIGHAARKLAYLYRLPTDEHRLKVGISWLAKSAVESVTLLQDAVTKVLQGS, via the exons ATGGCTGCAGCATATACACCTCCATTTTCACCTTTACCACCATTTGCATCCTTCAAca GAAAGACAACTGCAAGAATTAGCCTATTCCGGTGTTCCTCCCCTAAATTTCCTTTGTTTTTCGAAAGCTTAGGGAAGAATAAGCTATCATTCAATGCAATGTCTAAGAATGGGGGGAATGTAGATATCTCCCAAGAACCAGAATCCCCTCAAAATTTTGTTTGGCGCGATGACAAG AAGCCAAGGGTGTGCATACTTGGTGGTGGATTTGGAGGTCTTTATACTTCTCTAAGATTACAATCACTTGAATGGCCTGATGATAAAAAACCTCAG GTGCTGCTGATTGACCAGTCTGAGAGATTTGTCTTTAAGCCAATGTTATATGAACTTCTTAGTGGAG AAGTAGATTCATGGGAAATAGCACCACGTTTTTCAGAGTTGCTAGCAAACACTGGTGTGCAATTTTTCCAAGATAGAGTGGAACTTCTACATCCGTCTGATAATTTGAGAATGAACGGGCCTACAGGATCTAGTTGTGGAGGCTGTGTCCATCTTGAAAGTGGGCTCACAATTGAATATGATTG GTTGGTGCTGGCGTTGGGAGCTGATTCCAAAAGAGATGTTGTGCCCGGTGCCGCAGAATTTGCCATACCATTCTCAACCTTGGAAGATGCTTTG AAGGTTAATGAGAAGTTGAAAATATTGGAGCGAAAGACTTTTGGGACAAATGCTTCTGTTTCTGTTGCTGTTGTAGGATGTGGTTACTCTGGGGTAGAGTTAGTTGCAACTATAGCTGAGCGATTGCAAAATAGGGGAATTGTAAAAGCCATTAATGTTGGAAATGAAATCATACCAGATGCTCCACCTGGCAACAGGCAAGCTGCCCAGAAA GTTCTCTCATCTAGGAAAGTTGAACTTCTACAAGGTTACTTTGTGAGCTGTATAAGACAGAGTAATGATCTCAGAAGTTCAGGCGAGCAGACAGATATGGAGGATGTTGGAAACACTCCAGGAGCTTATGACCCTGATAAGCTAATTCTTGAGTTGCAGCCTACTGAAAAGGGCCAACAAAGTCAACTATTGGAGGCAGATTTAGTTCTGTGGACTGTTGGGTCTAGATCACTACTTCCTCAACTGAAGTCTTGTGAACCCTATGAACTTCCACTTAACGGTAGGGGACAAGTAGAAACTGAAGAAACTCTCCGTGTTAAGGGCCACCCACGCATATTTGCAGTTGGAGATTCTTCGGCAACAAGAGACTCTAAAGAAAAATTGCTTCCGCCCACTGCACAG GTTGCTTTTCAGCaagcagattttgcaggatggaATCTGTGGGCTTCAATCAATGATCGACCTCTATTACCATTCAG GTACCAGAACTTAGGGGAGATGATGGTTTTGGGGAGGAATGATGCTGCTCTCTCGCCAACTTTCATTGAGGGGCTTACTCTTGAAGGTCCTATAGGTCATGCTG CAAGGAAACTAGCATATCTGTACAGATTACCGACTGATGAGCATCGGCTTAAAGTTGGAATCAGTTGGCTCGCGAAGTCTGCAGTGGAGTCGGTCACTTTGCTGCAAGATGCAGTTACCAAAGTCTTGCAAGGCTCCTAG
- the LOC141711679 gene encoding uncharacterized protein LOC141711679, with protein MVPLKLVRSIISGTTINNPHILTPSHNLSQKSTTKTPLLIFIPTQELVTDTYKLATLARLIGLDFWPSPSLSDLIFSSPSSSLSATISSFSSTSLALPNGAVSLPFPDLVASSVAHLRCFVGISKGYFKLGFLKCELGLENGGIDRKSSNWDCCSFSLVLKMSNCRILDMDCFCQALAGKGWTFFKTKYNACGDSGDRPVWGTNAVYLFRKTESAQGFSRQVSGGGGGSECRMREMRLPPLDFRNAPLRILQYILLMTDDIFYLA; from the coding sequence ATGGTACCTTTGAAGCTAGTTCGATCTATAATCTCAGGAACCACCATTAACAACCCTCATATTCTAACCCCATCTCACAATCTCTCCCAAAAATCAACCACAAAAACCCCTTTACTCATTTTCATCCCCACTCAAGAATTAGTCACAGATACTTACAAACTAGCCACTTTAGCTAGACTCATTGGCCTTGATTTTTGGCCCAGCCCATCTCTTTCTGACCTCATTTTCTCATCCCCATCTTCATCACTTTCAGCTACAATTTCATCATTTTCATCTACCTCATTGGCATTGCCAAACGGTGCCGTTTCACTCCCTTTTCCTGATCTTGTTGCTTCTTCTGTGGCCCATTTGCGTTGCTTTGTTGGGATTTCAAAAGGGTATTTTAAGTTGGGTTTCTTGAAATGTGAATTGGGTTTGGAAAATGGTGGGATTGATAGGAAGAGTAGTAATTGGGATTGTTGTTCTTTTTCTTTGGTTTTGAAAATGTCGAATTGTCGAATTTTGGATATGGATTGTTTTTGTCAGGCTTTAGCTGGGAAAGGTTGGACCTTTTTCAAGACTAAGTATAATGCTTGTGGTGATTCGGGTGATAGGCCTGTTTGGGGGACCAATGCGGTTTATCTGTTTAGGAAAACAGAGTCTGCTCAGGGTTTTAGTAGGCAGGTTAGTGGTGGCGGTGGTGGAAGTGAATGTAGAATGAGGGAGATGAGGTTGCCACCATTGGACTTTCGGAATGCACCTTTGAGGATTTTGCAGTATATTCTTCTTATGACTGATGATATCTTTTATCTAGCCTAG